The stretch of DNA TGGGGTCGTGCGCCGCATGCCACACCCGGCACCAGTTCTCCATCGAGATGGCCAGGAAGCCGTACACGTGCTCGGAATGCCACAAGGGACCCGACGTCCCCGCCTACAAAGTGTACGAGGTGAGCAAGCACGGGAACATCTTCAGCGCCCTCGGGAAGGAGTGGGACTTCCACGCCGTCCCCTGGACGGTGGGAAAGGACATCACCTCCCCCACGTGCGCCACCTGCCATGTAAGCCTCGTCGTTTCCGGGGAGGGGGAAGTCGTCGCGGAGAGAACCCACCGGATGAACGACCGCACCTCCTGGCGGATCTTCGGCCTGATCTACGCGCACCCGCACCCCGTTTCCCCGGACACGACCATCATCCGGAACAAGGCGGGTCTGCCCCTCCCCACCGAGCTGACGGGGGAGCCGGCGGCGGATTTCCTGATAGACGCGGCGGAGCAGGCGAAAAGGCGGCAGGCGATGGAACGGGTCTGCCGCGCATGCCACAGCAAGGAGTGGGTGGACGGGCAGTTCGCCCGGCTCGAGAACACGATAAAGACCACGAACGAGATGACCCTCGCGGCGACGAAGATCCTTCTCTCGGCCTGGGAGCAGGGGGCCGCGCGGGGCCTGGGGCAGAACGACAGCTTCTTCAACGAGGGGATCGAGAAGAAATGGGTGGAGCAGTGGCTCTTCTACGCGAACTCCACCCGCTACGCCTCGGCCATGATCGGGGCGGACTACGGCGTCTTCGCCGACGGGCGGTGGTCCCTCTCCCGCAACCTCCGGGAGATGGCCGAATGGCTCGCGGAGCACGGAACACCTGCGGTCGAAAAACGGAAATAAGGGACGTCCCCCGGGAAGCGGGGCCGGTTTCCTCGCCGGTCCCGCCTCACCGCTACACGTGATTACGCAGCATCAGGTCGGCTACGGGTTTGCGCCGGGTTCGCGTCCTGCTGTCCCTTCCTGTCCCCTTGACGGAGTGCCCCACCTCCGAAACGTACCGGTTCCGACCCGCACCTAATCCGTCATCGAACTCCGGATACGGAGAGGAGGCGGGGAAAGATGACCGCAAAGATGCCCGGGGATCCGGCGACCCGTTCCACCCTCGAGGCGGTCCGTCGTTTCAACGAGGCGTTCGACCGCCACGACGTGGACGGCGTCATGGCGGCCATGACGGATGATTGCGTGTTCGAAAACACCTGTCCTCCTCCTGACGGGGAGCGGTACGCGGGACAGGGT from Candidatus Deferrimicrobiaceae bacterium encodes:
- a CDS encoding multiheme c-type cytochrome, with protein sequence MQRLPSILLAGISVLVTAVPAFAAPTQSEPTQGCIGCHVSVTPGIVADWEKSRHARVTPAEALKKSALERRVSTESIAEGLSGTVVGCAECHTRNPERHTDTFEHNGYKVHVVVTPDDCATCHSVERSQYDKNIMAHAYANLAGNPVYHNLVDMVNGVQVFSGGKTTIRPPDRETNEDSCFYCHGSKVEVKGVKTRKTVMGDMAFPVLSGWPNQGVGRVNPDGSLGSCAACHTRHQFSIEMARKPYTCSECHKGPDVPAYKVYEVSKHGNIFSALGKEWDFHAVPWTVGKDITSPTCATCHVSLVVSGEGEVVAERTHRMNDRTSWRIFGLIYAHPHPVSPDTTIIRNKAGLPLPTELTGEPAADFLIDAAEQAKRRQAMERVCRACHSKEWVDGQFARLENTIKTTNEMTLAATKILLSAWEQGAARGLGQNDSFFNEGIEKKWVEQWLFYANSTRYASAMIGADYGVFADGRWSLSRNLREMAEWLAEHGTPAVEKRK